The Brassica oleracea var. oleracea cultivar TO1000 chromosome C6, BOL, whole genome shotgun sequence genome includes a region encoding these proteins:
- the LOC106298425 gene encoding uncharacterized protein LOC106298425, translated as MYKITELQFVIRFIPSTRIVEVLADALVIKSDKFLVRRIDHLQVLANSNLELPDVVGEIRSVQGYDLQNDAATSRIVVCLLFEPTVTVNVSLWDEAASAFRGLLRAEDKSQSVMLVTSVNPKLFGGNLYLNSTQGTRFFFDTTLPEIAEFVSRV; from the exons ATGTACAAGATCACAGAACTTCAGTTCGTGATCCGTTTCATCCCTTCAACACGTATTGTTGAAGTCTTGGCTGACGCTCTTGTGATCAAGTCCGACAAGTTCCTGGTCCGGCGTATTGATCATCTTCAAGTGCTTGCTAACTCTAACCTAGAGCTCCCAG ATGTTGTGGGTGAAATACGTTCCGTTCAGGGGTACGATCTCCAAAATGACGCAGCTACGAGCAGAATTGTGGTCTGCCTCCTTTTCGAACC AACTGTGACCGTAAACGTATCTTTGTGGGATGAGGCTGCATCAGCCTTTAGGGGCCTCTTGAGAGCAGAAGACAAATCCCAGTCCGTGATGTTGGTGACCTCGGTAAATCCTAAACTGTTTGGAG GCAACCTGTATTTAAACTCCACACAAGGAACTAGGTTCTTCTTTGACACCACCCTCCCTGAAATAGCAGAGTTTGTCAGCAG AGTTTGA
- the LOC106299553 gene encoding cyclin-U2-2 — translation MAVSSSLVISPRELRSDLYSYSYQDNSKTPLVISLLSSLIDRTLTRNQRISQKASPASYSSCGGGKTHIFDCREIPDLTIQSYLERIFRYTKAGPSIYVVAYVYIDRFCQFNPGFKISLTNVHRLLITTIMIASKYVEDLNYKNSYFAKVGGLETEDLNRLELEFLFLMGFKLHVNVSVFESYCCHLEREVSFGGGYQIEKALRCAEEIKSGQMIVQDPNHHHHHQFAEILL, via the exons ATGGCTGTTTCTAGTTCTCTAGTTATCTCTCCAAGAGAACTCCGGTCTGATCTATACTCTTACTCCTACCAAGACAACTCCAAGACACCTCTGGTTATCTCTCTACTCTCGTCTCTGATCGATAGAACTTTAACTCGGAACCAGAGGATTAGTCAGAAAGCGTCGCCGGCGTCTTATTCTTCATGCGGCGGTGGCAAAACCCATATCTTTGACTGCCGTGAAATCCCCGACTTGACTATACAATCTTACCTTGAGAGGATTTTCCGGTACACTAAAGCCGGTCCTTCGATTTACGTGGTGGCTTATGTCTACATTGACCGGTTCTGTCAATTCAATCCCGGTTTTAAAATCAGTCTCACTAATGTACATCGCCTCCTCATCACCACCATCATGATCGCTTCTAAATACGTAGAGGATTT GAATTACAAAAATTCATATTTCGCCAAAGTAGGTGGACTGGAGACGGAAGATTTGAACAGATTAGAGTTAGAGTTTCTGTTCTTGATGGGATTCAAGCTACATGTTAATGTGAGTGTGTTCGAGAGTTATTGTTGTCATCTTGAAAGAGAGGTTAGTTTTGGAGGAGGTTATCAGATTGAGAAGGCATTACGTTGCGCGGAAGAAATTAAATCCGGACAAATGATCGTTCAAGATCCTAACCATCATCATCATCACCAGTTTGCTGAAATCTTGTTGTAG